tcctgtcacttgctagtagcgaagacagtggcgccaacttgtgagcgctaaagtggtaggaggactatcgcatttccactcatcaagatggcgccactgtagagtaaggtcctgtcaatcgccaggggtaccaactgttaagtataaaaacgatagccctcattggaataaggttgtgtaaactttttggccactttgggtgtcacgaactatatgaCGCTGACTATACATCGGTGTAAACAAGACGGTTGGTTCGGTGACCGGCAGTGGAACTAATATGAAATATATTCAGCCGAGACCAATTGGGTAAATGACACTACCAatcaaaacttaatttttattagATCGAAAACGAGATTCACCCAGATTTTGTAACAGACGTCTCTTATTCCTTAACCTAAAGGACAACATCATTACGAGGTCATTTAATCTCATTCACTGACACAATCGTATTCACTGCAGGAACTTTGAGGATTTGGCCTGCACCCTATGCTGGCCAGAAGATAACCGCATAATTCTCCTCTTACGACAGACTAAAATAGAAATGGTCCTATTATAGAGTATAACAGAACCACAAAATTTCTACACATCATGATGATCATTTCAGCCGCAGGGTTaccatccactgctggacctccaatgatttccagactgGCCGGTTGGTAGaaggcttgcatccagcgccttcctgctacctttaggcTTTGGTCTGCTATAAAAGCCGTAGGCTGCTTACAGCTTCACGCAGTAGGCCGTCACAATGCTTACTACAGATATGTACTGTTGTGGCCTCCTTCAGACGTTGACATTAGCATATTATGGCGTCTATAGAaatgtgggacgtccacctacaaggtggaccgacgacatcgtaaaggtagcagggaagcgctggacgcaggccgctaccaatcgatcaacatggaaagcattgggggagacctatgttcagcagtggacgtcctacggctgaaatgaagatgatgatgttgatagaAATGTTTGACGCTCAAGTCTTACGTCGCGTACAGCGTTCAATAAGACACCGTAGCCTTAGAAGACCGTCTCCACGTATAAACATGTTTGTATTACGTTGCAGGTGACGTTCATAGGCAACAACATCCCAGTGCATCCGCACGTCTACTCCAACGGCCACATTTGCTTGTCCATCCTCACTGACGACTGGTCGCCCGCGCTCTCCGTGCAGTCCGTCTGTCTTTCCATCGTGTCTATGCTCAGTAGTTGTAAGGAGAAGGTAATAAGAGCTATTTTACAATACCCATGATGATATAGCATAATCATGGAGACAACAAGTTTGCTCGTAGACATTAGCGAGAAACTATAGtccggtctgcgagcacgtagaattttgtccaatgactccaaTGATACCCagccttatcgctcgcgcgtaattatattgctgttgcgctcgcacactcactgcagccgccggtcgcacagtcgcgacagcaatataattacgcgcgagcgataaggatttaaggataggtagcttggggtcattggacaaaattatacgtgctcCGCGACCAGACTTTACCAGCACTTGCTatgaaaatactaaaaaaatgtatgaatattcAAGAAATTGTTTGTCTTTAAAACCGAACTCCGGCAATTTCAGCcggatgttaaaaaaaatagcataatcatcaggtcatttaccCTCCACTACAGAAAATAACTAAGACACAGACTTGGAATGTCGTGACTCGTGACCTCAATTGACACGTTAGAACACAATAATCAGCATGGGCGCGtgtcatgtgacgtcactctTAGCTGAGCTAATTCTATGCGAAGTTTAAATGTTGCAATCATCAGGGTTATTTAGTTTCCAATGCAGGGTTCATGCCCTCTTCAATTTATTAAAGGCAAATGTCCTGCTGGCCAAAATAACATGTTTTTCTTTCACCGTGTACACTTAAAGTACTGTCAGTGACAGACCGCAATCTGCTCAGGCCATGCCACACGTGATAAGGAGTCTGAGGCAGAATTTGCATTTCGCAAAATGCGCACTTTTCTATACAAATGTAGAAGCTAAGCTGTTTGTCTGTTAGTATGGAAAAGTGCGCATTTTACTAAGTGCGTCAGACCCGTGAAGATAAtgttaccagagtaaatactaatgagtaggtcatcttcatagaaacgcaccgagcgcggtttgtatgtgagcgagcgaatacgtatgcggcgcgcacgcacacactgacaaaatttagcgtggattagcggggtgttgcgcAGCATTTACTCTCGTTACTTTTtgcaatataatatttttaatattcaaatttaaaaactaaaatctcTCATTTTCAGAAACGGCCTCCAGACAATTCCCTTTATGTTAAGACATGCAACAAAAAtcctaagaaaacaaaatgGTGGTATCATGGTGAGTTTAATTTGCATTATAGAatagaactagcggccgcccgcgacttcgtacgcgtggatcccgtttttcccgctaattctcgTTCCtttgggaatttcgggaatttatttatttatttattgcaataaaatacattgtacaCTAAGAAACTTAAAACTAGGTGACTtagatataattttatttattgcgtTTTCTGTGTACCGTTGAAGGCGTTATAGGCATAAAATGCGTTACAACAAATTGCTCATATTGAGCATGCAATACTAATTTATAAGGACGTTTCTTTGTATCTTGTATCATTAtgcatttacatatttttttatcttatcCTTATTGAACTCAATGCAGTATCGCTCCATATCAACATTAATCATCGGGACATTTCACGGCACGTAATTGAAGTGTTTACGGCGACCTTCATATTTGTAGTTGATTAGAAAAATCGATTTTACCATTTGCAAATTGCCTTGTATTTGAGATAGGTGATAGGTACAAGCTGTTGACAATAAGCACTGAAATCCAAAGTTCGAAATCAAATGTTTGCACTAAACCATATTCCAAACTAGATTACAATCACAGAAATGAGCGAGTGAAAGGGAATAAATGCGTGAAAGAGATGAAAGGTTGgtttaaattatttcaatgaCGGATACCAATTGAATCAGACCAGTGAACCTCGTTTTATCGAGTTAAGTCACCTtcgaaatgtaaataaaataagggtTGCAACGCGATCTCAATCATAGCAGCTCATTTAGAAGAATACGGGGAACTCCCAAAAACTTTCAACATCTTTCGAAACGAGTTTAGTTAGAGATTTGCACCAGAGCCAGTTACTTAGCACATTTATTCTACCACATTATCTCTGTGAAtaaaaatctttgaatctttaGCTACTTACGTTTCTTACGCGACGGTTTCCCAATTTAGCCCATATTTGAAATACCGGTTCTCTTGTTCCACAGTTCCACACCATCcgaaactaacgcccgtatttacaaacgatgcttgctaaactgaagcagcaaatcgaacgcacagcgttgaatagagctctgtgattggttcgtgtgtcaccctgtacgtccaggcacactgtgagacctcataataatgtttgtgaatacgggcgataaaaTAGTTACATTTTTGTATAATAAGAACACGCTATGTCATAAGCAAAATCATTTTTTTCCAGACGACTCCGTGTAACCCCACCCCGCGTCGCTGTATCGAGCATGGACGATAAAATCTCAGTATGTGATAAGTGTTATAACTGTGCGGTGTGCTATAACGGTGTGTACATACGGGCGTGAGTGCTTCGTTGACTGGCTGGCTCTCGCAGTGGGCTACCAAGTGCAGTGTCTTGTGTGGGCTGGAACGAACACCTTTACTTTGAGCTGAACGGAGAAAGAACTGCCATATGAATTTAAAAGTGGAAGTATGCTTTGGAAGCAAAATCGTAAGACCTAAAAAAAGCGATGGAAATGCAAATTAAGAAATTAGGCAAGTGTGACACGGATATGGCTGAAAAAACCGACTTAAGGCAGGGTACTCACATGCCATGTAGCACATAtcgtagcatgtaacgtaaccaaccttcaagtgagtacggctcgtccacggtcatcgcgtatctggctgcgagctcctggatcctactgcgagccgcctttgtgctcgcagtgataccgccagtcggcgggtcgctgcgatctccctgcgaaccacgcgcgagcagctcgcagcgggctcgtgcctatgtactcatTTGATACAGTATCATGCTACACGGCtaggtgagtaccctgcctaCGGTGGATGACGAGCGGCTCTGAGCCTTAAGACGGGGCAGCAAGGTCCACAGCGCGTACCCTTGTTGACGGCGACGGCGATGTCGACGGCGAGCCCGCGGCTGCCGGCGCGCGTGGTGACGGTGAGCGCGTGCAGTTACGGAAGGGTACTCACCTGtcatgtagcacgtaacgtagcatgtaacgtaaccaaccttcaagtgagcacggctcgtccacggtcatcgcgtatctggctgcgagctcctgaatcctactgcgagccgcctttgtgctcgcagtgataccgccactcggcgggtcgctgcgatctccctgcgaaccacgcgcgagcagctcgcagcgggctcgtgcctatgtactcgcttgatacagtatctgatacattacatgctacacggctaggTGAGTACCCTGCTTAACATGAATAATATAAAGCATGCTAAGGATAAATTGCTTTATGGGCCAGTAGAGTTCAAGTCAAGTGCTCAGACAGTGCTCAAATCAATCTCTAGAGATTCAGTTGTGTCCCACACACATTAAGATTTATGGCGAAAGATTAACCGCAAGTTGGAATATAACCAGTTACTAATAACTTTGTCTTATGAATAAGGACCACCTTCAGTACTAGGGTTGCCATAATAAAGTTAGACATAGGCTTTATGTATACTTCTTGGTATTTGGTCCAAATTTGACTGTATCCAGCCAACTTACTTACATATTGCTAGGTAAATATTCATAGAAGATCCTAGAGATCTTAAAGATCTGTCTGACCCAGAGACTGGCTAAACTGAATTACCAGATTGGATTTAGTTTTTGGCAACCCTACTTTGAAAAGAAAGATGGCAACTGGTGAAAGAACCTAAACCCTTGCAGCATTGTTAAAATAAGGAATCTGAGTAAATTACaggtttaaattaatttaccacCTACAAACTTTCATGTTGTTTTGTAAGAACTTCTATGAGATGAATATGGAGATTAGTATTACTTAAATGGTGTCTGTTTGGTGCAGGAAACGTAGATATGTGCAACAACTGTGTTCAACGTAAATTGTTTGATTTCTTGTTACTGTTTTGTCGCTTCAAAATACTTAATGGAATGGGATATAATAGagtaagtttttatcaattTCGTTGCTTACTATAGTCTGGtatgtgagcacgtagaattttgtccaatgaccccaagctacccatccttatcgctcgcgcgtaattatattgctgtcgcgactgtgcgacgggcgcccgcagtgagtgtgcgagcgcgacagcaacataaatacgcgcgagcgataaggatgggtagcttggggtcattggacaaaattctacgtgctcacagaccgggctttacaaacgttatattttaaattttaatgataggCCGACTGCGAGAGCCCAGGTGTTGATTCGCAGTCCAAATTGTCTTGCTGGAGTGACACATGGCTGTACTATAATAAATTGAAAGTGATTTAAGATGGCatgtgtatattatttttaacgttTCAAAATAATTTGGGCTTGAGTTATTAATTGCAAAACTGTGTAAATtcattttcaatgtttttccaAACAACAGGAGCTTCGTGATATTCgctataaattgtttatttaaatagtacAAGCTATTAATGTTGTTGTGACATTTTCACTGGTGCATTATTTTCAGTACTTTACAAGATTTTAAATTCCTGTCCAGATTattatgaattattaataatatgccTGATTAAATATCACAGCTTGTTAACTTAATAGATTATGacataataatgttaaaaaatattgataaaaaaaacttctcAATGCAATATAAATGGAAACTGAACTGAGAATAGTATTGTATTTACTTGTTaaatgaaacaaacaaaatgaaaatagatTTTTTGTGGAACCTATTTTTACCTAACAGCaattttgttttacataatatttactttgCAAAAGACTTAAGAAACTTATTGAGTAAGGTTTGTTATTGTGCTGGCATGCTTCAAGCTAAACACAAAATATGTACTGCtatattatttcatacaaattaaatatcTTGTTACTATTCTTTGATGTTACACAATTCTGGAGTCTGCCCGGTAGATGGCTAGtcataaattgaaattaatataaaaagacACTAGTAAAATGTGTGTTGTAAATATAAATactggtatttttatatttatataattttgtCTATAATTTTGAAATGACCTTAGTCACTTGTGTAATTCACCCGTTCATATTCTAATAGTTTAACTGTCTGTTTGTATTGTCTCctgtaatatatttttgttaatcTTTACTTTATTAATGAATCAaatatccattttttttttttgcaaagcaATGCTTATTTCATGCTATAGTGTCATGGAATGTGCCCTGAATTAAAAAGTTGGCATTTCTTGATTCTCTTTCAACCACTATTGAAAGACATTTTCAAATATGTATATCTACTTAAACAGAATTGTTATGTACTGATTACCATATGAAATATTACATAAGGTGAAATATATTTGTATACCGACGTTTTTAAACAACTGTAATATGAAATGTTTAACGAAACTAAAACTGGGATGGAAGGTCAATTACTCATTATGTACCAGACGAGTTTTGAAAACCTATACACAGTGCTTTAAATACATATATCGTGGTTATAATATTCTTTTATGTATGTTAATGGTTTATATGGTtcaataaaatgtatacaattgtTCATATCCTTGTTCCATCCCAGGTTAATATTTGTTCttttattgtaaacattttgtacgggtGCTATTCTT
The DNA window shown above is from Ostrinia nubilalis chromosome 13, ilOstNubi1.1, whole genome shotgun sequence and carries:
- the LOC135077708 gene encoding ubiquitin-conjugating enzyme E2 W; amino-acid sequence: MAAMSPSERRLQKELMSLMREPPPGVTVDGDQASQNLTLWTVHMEGVPGTLYEGEKFVLQFKFTNKYPFDSPEVTFIGNNIPVHPHVYSNGHICLSILTDDWSPALSVQSVCLSIVSMLSSCKEKKRPPDNSLYVKTCNKNPKKTKWWYHDDSV